The sequence TATCATCGGGGCGAGTAAATTTAAACTTGCCTCGTGGTGCTTTACCTATTGCCGACCTGTATCCGCCAACTATATATGCTTCCATATTATTTAGATTTTAGATATTAGATTTTAGACATTAGATTTTGAACTGTCTATTGTATCTAATAACATTAATGATTACTTTTTAATTTGTTTTGTAAACCTCTGCTCATCTTCTGGATTTCATCTATATTTTCTAATAGACTATCAGAAGTTTCTTTATCAAAATAATCCAATTTTGAAGCTATAATAACCTGTGTTTGCAATTCATAGGAAGAACCATTTGAAATTCCGAGAAAATGATTAAATT comes from Bacteroidales bacterium and encodes:
- a CDS encoding four helix bundle protein, coding for MHNLKELNIWKKGINLAVTIYKATDKFPTEEKYGLTSQMRRSSVSVPSNIAEGAGRNSDKEFNHFLGISNGSSYELQTQVIIASKLDYFDKETSDSLLENIDEIQKMSRGLQNKLKSNH